GCGACGAACCGATCGAGCTCGGCCTGATGGTTGTAGCGAAGCGTCAGCGAGACTCGCACAGCAGCGCTGGAAGCGCGCCGGCCGCTGTCGGTGAATGCGAGAGCTCCGTAAAGCTTTGGAACCGAAATCAACGGTTTGTCGGGACTTGCGGACCGTACCGCCGACTCGGTGATCGGGCCGGCGTTGCCGGCACTCGTCCACGGAAGTGAGGCGTTCTGACCACCTCCGCATGCCGTGAGTGCGAGCGCGATCCCCACGGCAGACGCGATCGAGCGTGATGATGTGCGCATGTGCCTCCTAATAAAAGTAGCGAGGAAACCTGCCGCCCCGTTCGTCGCACCGGCATGGGTCAGCCTGCCGCTTGGTGTGCTTAACTAATGTGGTGAAATCCAAGCGTTCGAGCGTTGCCTAGCGATATAAGGCAAATCGCGCGGGCGCCGAAGCCGGTGATTTATGAATAAGGCGCGATTCGAAGCCTTTTCGGACGGGGTCTTTGCCTTCGCCATTACGTTGCTGGCCCTGGGCTTCGTCTTGCCGCCGTTGCGATCGGCCTCGAACCATCAGCTGACCACCGCCCTGCTGGCGCTTTGGCCCAACTTTATTGCCTACGTGTTGAGTTTTTCGGTAATCGGCCTCATGTGGGAAAATCACCACGCGCTCTTTCGGGTCGTACGCCACGTCGATCGCCGAACGGTTTTTTGGAACATGCTGCTGCTCGCAGCGACCGTGCTGATTCCATTTGCGACCACAACCCTCGGCTCGTATCCCACATTAGCGGCCTCGACGTTCTTTTACGGCGTCGTTCTCTCGACGTGCGCGACATTTTACAATCTCATGCTCTTGCATCTCGTTCGTGCCGACGCGTTTCTGCCGGAGGTCGATCCGACTGCCATCGCGGCGACGGTGCGCGGCTACCGAACGGGCTGGTTCACGTACATCGGCGCGACGCTCATCGCACTGGTGCTGCCGCTTCTGAGTTTTGCACTCTATTTGGCGATGGTCGCCTATTTTCTGATTCCCCGCGGCGCCGACTCGGACAGCCCGCTCAGCGCTCGCCGGTGGTAGTCACGCGGGTTCGAAGTAGGCCGTTCAAAGCAGCGTGATACTCGCGAGTGTGGTGGGCGCTTTCGCGGTTGCGGTCGCGAACGGGCCGGCCGGGAACGCATTCTATCAACCACCGGCGCCACTCCCGGCGCTCACCGAGGGCGGCGTGATTTGGGCGCAACGTTTTTCCGGCGGCGCGGCATTGCCGTCGGCGGCAACGAACTATCGCGTCCTCTACGAGACGCTCGCCGGCAGCGGCGCATCCGTCGCTGTTTCCGGGACACTCGCAATTCCGCCGGGAAGACCTCCGGCCGGGGGTTGGCCGATCATCAGTTGGGCGCACGGGACGACGGGGAATGCGCCGCAATGCGCTCCCTCGCGTTTCGAAACGCCCGATCTCGAGCAACAAATGGTCGATGGTTTCGTGCGCAGGGGTTACGCCGTTGCGCAGACCGACTACGAAGGCATCGGTACGCCCGGAATCCATCCCTACATGGTTGCGCTCTCCGCCGCACGCGACGTCACCGACATCGTTCGCGCCGCGCGGGAGGTCGATCCCGATATCGGCACGCGTTGGATTGTGATGGGGCATTCGCAAGGCGGCGCTGCCGCGCTGGCAACCGCGGCCGCGGGCCCGCTGATCGCACCCGAACTGGACTTGCTCGGCGCGGTTGCGTACGCGCCGTTTTCGACGCCCGAAGGGATGCTACAAGACGAACTCCCGAGCACCACGCCCAACTCCGGCATGGCGATCCTCGCGCTGTTGATCGAGGGTTTTTCGACGGTCGATCCGCGGGTGGTACCCGGCGAGATGCTCGAACCCGCGGCCGTGAAGCTGCTGCCGGAGCTGGAGCAGCGATGCCTTCCGTATTTGATGACGATCTCGCAATGGTCGCAGATCGTGCCGCATTCGATCTTTTCGCCAAAAGCCGAAAGCGCAATCGCCGCCCTCGATGAGGATCTCCTCAAGAACAGCCCCGGCAATTTCAAAATCACGATTCCAACCCTGCTCGTGAACGGCACCGCCGACACACAGGTCGCTTCGGAAAGCACGCTGTTGCTGCGCGATCGCCTGCAACGCCGTGGTACGACCGTGGAGTTCAAAGCTTATCTCGGCGCGACCCACGGCTCGGTGCTGGCGGCGTCAGCCGCCGATGTCGCCGCATGGGTCGCTGCTCGTTTTGCCGGCCGCTGAAGGCTACAGCCCCTAGGAACTGCGGGCGGAAGGTACAATACGCGGCGTGCGGCCCATTGAGGCCGCTTTTCCCGCTGTCTAAAGAGGAGTCAGTATGCGAACCTTACCGCTTCTCGGTTTATCTCTTTTCGCGATTACTTTTGCGGCGTGCTCTTCGAGCGGCACGCTGACGGGCGCAAATCCGTCGGCACCCGCGCAAAGCACCGCCGGACGTTCCGCGATCGGACCCAACGGCGTGACGCCGCGCCACCTCGCCAACCGGCACGGGTGGATCTCCCCGAACCTTAAACCCAACACGCAATTGCTGTACGTTTCCGACGAAGGCGACAATCTGATCGACGTCTTTACCGTCCCCGATTACTCCCTCGCCGGTCAGATTACCGACGGAATCGATCAACCCGAAGGCATCGCCGTCGACAAGAAGGGCAATTTGTACGTTTCCAACCTTTCAGGCAACACCGTGACGGTGTATCCGAGAGGGTCGACCGACCAATATCAGACGCTGAGCGAACCGGACGGTCCCGATGACGTCGCCGTCA
This Candidatus Eremiobacterota bacterium DNA region includes the following protein-coding sequences:
- a CDS encoding DUF1211 domain-containing protein, which translates into the protein MNKARFEAFSDGVFAFAITLLALGFVLPPLRSASNHQLTTALLALWPNFIAYVLSFSVIGLMWENHHALFRVVRHVDRRTVFWNMLLLAATVLIPFATTTLGSYPTLAASTFFYGVVLSTCATFYNLMLLHLVRADAFLPEVDPTAIAATVRGYRTGWFTYIGATLIALVLPLLSFALYLAMVAYFLIPRGADSDSPLSARRW
- a CDS encoding alpha/beta fold hydrolase, which produces MILASVVGAFAVAVANGPAGNAFYQPPAPLPALTEGGVIWAQRFSGGAALPSAATNYRVLYETLAGSGASVAVSGTLAIPPGRPPAGGWPIISWAHGTTGNAPQCAPSRFETPDLEQQMVDGFVRRGYAVAQTDYEGIGTPGIHPYMVALSAARDVTDIVRAAREVDPDIGTRWIVMGHSQGGAAALATAAAGPLIAPELDLLGAVAYAPFSTPEGMLQDELPSTTPNSGMAILALLIEGFSTVDPRVVPGEMLEPAAVKLLPELEQRCLPYLMTISQWSQIVPHSIFSPKAESAIAALDEDLLKNSPGNFKITIPTLLVNGTADTQVASESTLLLRDRLQRRGTTVEFKAYLGATHGSVLAASAADVAAWVAARFAGR